A DNA window from Calliphora vicina chromosome 1, idCalVici1.1, whole genome shotgun sequence contains the following coding sequences:
- the mRpL55 gene encoding large ribosomal subunit protein mL55: MLLKHITPVVQQQLRQISSSSAAVTRLHRSIYARQYPTVVVLPDGATINIRYGEPRKIIKLPLDLSTLTEAERKARLEARKPRKKVKIMEEVEDNFNAKKYMKYIKKK; the protein is encoded by the exons atgttgctgaaacataTAACACCAGTTGTCCAACAACAACTTAGACAAATTTCTTCATCTTCGGCCGCAGTCACAAGATTACATCGTTCCATTTATGCACGCCAATATCCCACAGTTGTGGTTCTACCAGACGGAGCAACTATTAATATACGCTATGGAGAACCCAGGAAAATTATAAAG TTACCTTTGGACTTAAGTACGTTAACTGAAGCTGAACGTAAAGCCCGCCTAGAAGCTCGTAAACCACGCAAGAAGGTTAAGATTATGGAAGAAGTGGAAGATAATTTCAATGCCAAGAAATATATGAAATACATTAAAAAGAAGTag
- the LOC135963418 gene encoding scaffold protein salvador-like has product MNYLTILLCNRKPPTMLSRRSKDKQTAHKEGVVGKYVKKETPPEIPVINVWSFDDQRTKQKSKTLQRCASASPSCDNVGGIGAVGTGGRGRSGSVSRNTYTDTQPDYYHARRAKSQLPPSTNSMRSTLPQPPQSTQPTRRMQQYQQHHPPPITSHSFYSTNNLEMSPGHSLNNNLSSNSSNYVNIEQIDRMRRQQSSPLQHSQSSYFQRSYSSNQKHANSFDGHTNMMRERLDSMQSNMLQLPRGATPRPQTPPHHYQQQQQQQLQLQQQQQHHQHPPLTQTYSSESCPIYENPYRVSNSLLPPSLTMAESQMSLSTHGNRSESPIYSNTTSMASNINHTHHQQYQHYQPQQHQIHQQQHHNYNNNSNTNQMMSSYDLSSRATPQSHNQANSSSSMQSLYQNTNTNNAVSNANNNNNHTSSSTSTNTTNTTQLRKHPSQQSLEEELPLPPGWATHYTLHGRKYYVDHNAHTTHWSHPLEREGLPVGWRTVVSKVHGTYYENQYTGQCQRQHPCLTSYYVYTTSAEPPKAIRPETYSPPTHTHNALVPANPYLLEEIPKWLAVYSEADSSKDHMLQFNMFSLQELECFDGMLVRLFKQELGTIVGFYERYRRALILEKNRRAEQERYLQELHAAAVANNNSNLNPNTGVVNHISQQQL; this is encoded by the coding sequence ATGAACTACTTAACCATTTTGCTGTGCAATCGTAAACCACCAACGATGCTCTCACGCCGGAGCAAAGATAAACAGACAGCACACAAAGAGGGCGTTGTGGGGAAGTATGTCAAGAAGGAGACACCTCCCGAAATACCCGTCATAAATGTTTGGTCTTTTGATGATCAACGTACAAAGCAGAAATCAAAGACTTTACAGAGATGTGCTTCAGCCTCGCCTAGTTGTGATAACGTTGGTGGTATAGGCGCCGTAGGTACTGGAGGTCGAGGTCGATCGGGCAGCGTAAGTCGTAATACATATACCGACACTCAGCCGGATTATTATCATGCTCGTAGAGCAAAATCTCAATTACCTCCCTCCACGAACTCAATGCGTTCAACTCTGCCCCAGCCACCACAATCCACACAGCCAACGAGGCGTATGCAACAATACCAACAGCATCATCCACCGCCCATAACCTcacattcgttttattcgaCGAACAACTTGGAAATGTCTCCGGGTCACAGTCTCAATAACAATTTGAGTAGCAATAGCAGCAATTATGTGAATATTGAACAGATTGATCGTATGCGCCGACAGCAATCGTCTCCGCTGCAGCATTCACAATCTAGTTACTTTCAACGCAGCTATTCATCAAATCAAAAGCATGCCAATTCATTTGATGGCCATACCAATATGATGAGAGAACGTCTGGATTCCATGCAGTCCAATATGTTGCAGTTGCCAAGGGGTGCAACACCAAGACCTCAAACGCCACCCCATCactatcaacaacaacaacagcagcaactccagctgcaacagcaacaacagcatcatcaacaTCCTCCCTTAACACAAACTTATTCCTCAGAATCCTGTCCCATCTATGAGAATCCATATCGTGTGTCTAACTCTTTACTTCCGCCCTCTTTAACAATGGCCGAATCACAAATGTCCCTGTCCACACATGGCAATCGTTCAGAGTCACCCATTTATAGTAACACCACCTCAATGGCCAGTAACATAAATCATACACATCATCAGCAATATCAACATTATCAACCTCAGCAGCATCAAATCCATCAGCAGCAACATCATAATTATAACAACAACTCTAATACAAACCAAATGATGTCTTCTTATGATCTCAGTTCACGTGCAACACCACAATCCCACAACCAAGCCAACTCTTCATCATCCATGCAGTCATTGTATCAAAATACCAACACCAATAATGCCGTTAGTAATgccaataacaataacaaccatACATCCTCCTCTACTTCCACCAATACAACCAACACCACGCAATTGCGCAAACATCCTTCACAACAATCGTTAGAGGAAGAATTACCTTTGCCCCCCGGCTGGGCTACACACTACACTTTACACGGTCGTAAATATTATGTTGATCATAATGCCCACACAACCCATTGGTCGCATCCTTTGGAACGTGAAGGCCTACCGGTAGGTTGGCGTACGGTCGTCTCAAAAGTGCACGGCACATACTATGAGAATCAATATACCGGACAGTGCCAACGCCAACATCCTTGCCTAACATCCTATTACGTTTATACCACTTCGGCTGAGCCGCCCAAGGCCATACGTCCCGAGACCTATTCGCCACCTACACACACTCACAACGCCTTGGTGCCGGCCAATCCATATTTACTGGAGGAAATTCCCAAATGGTTGGCTGTTTATTCGGAGGCGGATTCTTCGAAGGATCACATGCTACAATTCAATATGTTTAGTTTGCAAGAATTGGAGTGCTTTGACGGCATGTTGGTGCGTTTGTTTAAACAAGAATTGGGCACGATTGTTGGATTTTATGAGCGTTATAG
- the ATPsynD gene encoding ATP synthase subunit d, mitochondrial: protein MAARRVAQSSINWSALAERVPPNQKANFAAFKSRSDVYMRAVMANPENPPKIDWAHYKKLVPIAGLVDNFQKQYDAVKVPYPADNVSSQVDAQAKETKSEIDNFKKSSDARIAQLQKEIDHLKSLLPFDQMTMEDYRDSFPDMALDPVNRPSFWPHTPEEQVGYVSKEMEAARAAHDH, encoded by the coding sequence atgGCAGCACGTCGCGTTGCACAATCCTCCATTAACTGGTCTGCTTTGGCCGAACGTGTGCCACCCAACCAAAAGGCCAACTTCGCCGCCTTCAAATCCAGATCGGATGTTTACATGCGCGCTGTCATGGCCAACCCAGAAAATCCACCAAAGATCGACTGGGCTCACTACAAGAAATTGGTACCAATTGCCGGTTTAGTCGACAATTTCCAAAAGCAATACGATGCCGTTAAGGTTCCCTACCCAGCCGATAACGTCAGCTCCCAGGTTGATGCTCAAGCTAAGGAAACCAAATCTGAAATCGATAACTTCAAGAAGAGCTCTGATGCCCGCATTGCTCAATTGCAAAAGGAAATCGATCATTTGAAATCGTTGTTGCCATTCGACCAAATGACCATGGAAGATTACCGCGATTCATTCCCCGATATGGCTTTGGATCCCGTCAATCGTCCCTCTTTCTGGCCTCACACTCCTGAAGAGCAAGTCGGCTATGTATCCAAGGAAATGGAAGCTGCTCGTGCTGCTCATGATCACTAA